The sequence GCCCGCGAGGCGGCCAACCCCTTCTACATCGATGCGCCCGACCATATGCAACGGGCGATGGACAGATTCGCGGAGTTGACGGGACGCTCCTATCACCTGTTCGACTACTTCGGCGCACCGGATGCGGAGCGGGTCGTCGTCCTCATGGGATCGGGTGTCGGAGCGGTCCGCGAGACCGTCGACAAGCTCACCGCCGCCGGGGAGAAGGTCGGCGTCGTCGCCGTACGCGTCTATCGGCCGTTCTCCGCCGCAGCCTTCGTCGCAGCGGTCCCGGGCACCACCAAGACGATCGCCGTGCTCGACCGCACGAAAGAACCCGGTGCGGTCGGAGAGCCCCTCTATGTCGATGTCGTCACGGGCCTTGCCGAGGAGCACGCTGCCGGGCGAACCGCATGGGACCGGATGCCCACGATCATCGGAGGCAGATACGGCCTGTCCTCCAAAGAGTTCTCTCCTGCGATGGTTGCCGGAATCTTCGAAGAGATGGCCAAGGACGAACCGAAGAATCACTTCACGGTCGGCATCGTCGACGATGTCACGAACACCAGTCTCTCGGTCGTCGAGGGGTTCGACACCGAGCCCGAGGGCCGCATCGAGGCGGTGTTCTTCGGGCTGGGAAGCGACGGAACGGTCGGAGCATCGAAGAACTCCGTGAAGATCATCGGCACCAACACGCCGCTGCACGCCCAGGGCTACTTCGTGTACGACTCCCGCAAGGCCGGCTCGGTGACCGTCTCGCACCTCCGGTTCGACAAAGAGCCGATTCAGTCGACGTACCTGATCGAGAAGGCCAACTTCGTCGGCTGCCACCAGTTCGTCTTCCTCGAGAAGATGGGGGTGCTCGACCTGGCCGCCGACGGCGCGACGTTCCTCCTCAACAGCCCCTACGGGCCCGACGAGGTGTGGGACGAGATCCCCGAAGAGGTCCAGCGGCAGATCATCGACAAGCACCTCGAGTTCTACGTCGTCGACGGCTATCACGTCGCTCGCGAAGCCGGAATGCCCGGACGGATCAACACGGTGCTGCAGACGTGTTTCTTCGCCCTGTCGGGAATCCTCCCTCGTGAGCAGGCGATCAACGAGATCAAGACGGCGATCGCCAAGACCTACGGGAAGTTCGGCGAGTCGGTGCTCCAGAAGAACTACGCGGCCGTCGATGGGGCGCTCGATTCGCTCCATGAGGTGGCGGTGCCGGCCGAGGCGACCTCGGAGCTGCACATGCGCCCCCCGGTCCCCGAAGAAGCCCCCGATTTCGTTCAGAGGGTCACCTCGCTGATGTTGCAGGGCAAGGGTGATCTGCTGCCGGTGAGCGCGATGCCGGTCGACGGCACGTTCCCGACCGCGACCACACGCTGGGAGAAGCGCAATATCGCCGAAGAGATCCCGATCTGGGATCCGGACATCTGCATCGACTGTGCCAAGTGCGCCCTGGTCTGCCCTCACGCAGCCATCCGCATGAAGGTCTACGACCCGGCATTCCTCGAAGATGCGCCCGTCACGTTCAAATCGAAGGAGTGGCGGAGCCGTGATCTCCCCAACATGAGCATGACGATCCAGGTCGCTCCCGAGGATTGCACCGGGTGCGGCGTCTGCGTCGACATATGCCCCGCGAAGTCCAAGGAGATCGTCCGGCACAAGTCGATCAACATGCGGCCTCACATCGAACACGTCGAGGAGGAGATCATCAACTTCGAGTTCTTCCTCGAGATCCCGGAGATGGACCGCACGAAAGTCAAGGTCGACACGGTCAAGGGCTCGCAGATGCTGGAGCCGCTGTTCGAGTTCTCCGGCGCCTGTGCCGGGTGCGGTGAGACTCCCTACATCAAGCTGATGACCCAGCTCTTCGGGGATCGCACGGTGATCGCCAACGCGACCGGGTGCTCGTCGATCTACGGCGGGAACCTGCCGACGACCCCCTACTCGCAGAACGGCGACGGCCGCGGTCCTGCGTGGGCGAACTCCCTGTTCGAGGACAATGCGGAGTACGGGTTCGGCATGCGCCTGGCCCTCGACGCCGAGGTCTCTCAGGCTCGTTCGCTGGTCAAGAAGATGACCAAGGAGATCGGGCTGGAGCTGGCCCACGGGTTGCTCGAGGCAGACCAGTCCGACGAGGCGGGCATCGCAGCCCAGCGCGTACGGGTCGCCCAACTCAAGGAGCGGCTCGCGGCCATGGACTCGAACGATGCCAAGACGTTGCGCGTGATCGCGGACTCGCTGGTCACCCAGAGCGTCTGGATCGTCGGTGGAGACGGGTGGGCCTACGACATCGGTTTCGGAGGCCTCGACCATGTCCGGACGCAACGTGAACGTCCTCGTGCTCGACACGGAGGTCTACTCGAATACCGGCGGCCAGGCCTCCAAGGCGACGCCGCTCGGCGCCGTCGCGAAGTTCGCCGCATCGGGCAAGTCCGTCGGCAAGAAGGACCTCGGGATGATCGCGATGCAGTACGGGAACATCTACGTCGCACAGATCGCCATCGGAGCGAACAACATTCAGTCCGTCAAGGCGTTCAAAGAGGCGGAGGCCTTCAATGGGCCGTCGCTCATCATCGCCTACAGCCAGTGCATCGCCCACGGCATCGACATGGCCACCGGGATGTCGCACCAGACGGAGGCGGTGAACAGCGGGTTCTGGCCGTTGTTCCGATTCGATCCACGGAAGGCGGACCGCCGTCCGTTCAAGCTCGACAGCCGTAAGCCGTCCATCCCGTTCGAGGAATTCGCGGACAAGGAGGCACGCTTCGCAATGCTCAAGCGCACCAACCCCGAACGCGCGAAGATGCTCTTCGGCCTCGCACAAGAGCAGATCGAAGACCGCTGGTCCTACTATGAGCAGCTCTCCGGTATCGAGAGGAACTTCTCCGAGGAGGAGGCCGGCGTTTGACCGTGGACCTGCGCACCAGCTATCTGGGACTGGAACTGGCACATCCGATCGTGCCGTCGGCGTCTCCCGCGACGGGGACACTCGACGCTCTGCACAGGCTGGAGGCCGCAGGGGCCTCCGCGATCGTGCTCCCGTCTCTGTTCGAGGAACAGATCAAACACGAGGAAGCCGAGATCCAGCGGCTGGCGGAGTTCGCGGCCGAGAGTTTCGCCGAGGCGACGTTCGGATACTTCCCCGAGATGACGGACTACAACACGGGGCCGGGCCCGTATCTCAAACTCATACGAGACGCCAAGGCGACACTCGGGATTCCGGTCATCGCGAGCCTGAACGGATTCTCGGCGGGAGGATGGATCGCCTACGCGAAGAAGATCCAGGATGCCGGAGCGGATGCGCTCGAACTCAACATCTATTTCGTCCCCGGCGATCCCGCCGAGCCGGGGACGGCCGTGGAGCAGCAGTATCTCGAGCTCATCCAACAGTGCAGAGAGTCGGTCGAGATCCCGATCGCCGTCAAGATCGGACCGTATTTCAGTTCGGTCGCCAACATGGTGAGCCGGATCGTCGACGCCGGGGCGGACGGCCTGGTTCTGTTCAATCGTTACATGATGCCCGACGTCGATCTCGAGGCGTTGACCGTCACACCCGCGCTGCAGTTGTCCGACCCTTCCGAGCTGCGGCTGCCGCTGCGCTGGATAGCGCTTCTTCACGGCAAGGTGAACGCCTCGCTCGCCCTGTCGAGTGGAGTCCATTCCGCCCAGGATGCCCTGAAGGGCCTGTTGACCGGCGCGGACGTCACCATGATGACTTCGGCGCTCCTGGATCACGGTCCCGAGTATCTGACGACGGTCATCGATGGGGTCGCACAGTGGCTCCACGAGCACGAGTACGTCTCGGTCGAGCAGGCGAAGGGCTCCCTCAGTGAGCAGGCGGCCCCGGATCCCGAAGCATTCTCCCGGTCCAGCTACATGCAGACCCTCATCAGCTACACGGGTCCGGCGGTCTGACGTCACCGGGCGCGTGACCACTTTGCCGGATGTCCGATCAGGATGAGCTACGACGGTTCGTGATCACTCGGAAGCCCCGGGACCCGCCCCATCCCGTTCTCGTGACGGTTGACGAGGATTATTCCTGTGAAGCGTCACGAGAACGGGGATGTTGGGTCATCCCTCACCCGCGATCACGCTTCCTCACGACCTTGTTTCGACTTTCTCGGGTCGGATCGCCACACGACATAGGAGTACGGCACGCTGATCACGGTGATCCCGATCGGGCCGCCGATCACCAGCCACAGCATGACGCTCGGCCTGACGAAGGCTCCGACGAGCATCAACGCGCCGACGGCCATGAAGAGTTTCCCTGCGAGTCGATGCGTCTTGTTCCACGAGAGG is a genomic window of Actinomycetota bacterium containing:
- a CDS encoding dihydroorotate dehydrogenase-like protein — protein: MDLRTSYLGLELAHPIVPSASPATGTLDALHRLEAAGASAIVLPSLFEEQIKHEEAEIQRLAEFAAESFAEATFGYFPEMTDYNTGPGPYLKLIRDAKATLGIPVIASLNGFSAGGWIAYAKKIQDAGADALELNIYFVPGDPAEPGTAVEQQYLELIQQCRESVEIPIAVKIGPYFSSVANMVSRIVDAGADGLVLFNRYMMPDVDLEALTVTPALQLSDPSELRLPLRWIALLHGKVNASLALSSGVHSAQDALKGLLTGADVTMMTSALLDHGPEYLTTVIDGVAQWLHEHEYVSVEQAKGSLSEQAAPDPEAFSRSSYMQTLISYTGPAV